From Myxococcus stipitatus, one genomic window encodes:
- a CDS encoding response regulator — MTNSSPTLKPLVLVVDDYDDAREMYAEYLEFSGFRVAQARNGQEALDQAFALTPDIILMDLSLPIIDGWEATRRLKNDARTRAIPVVALTGHAMTGQSDEAKGAGCDSFVTKPCLPDELVAEVRRILALRGGAEAR, encoded by the coding sequence ATGACGAACTCCTCCCCGACGCTCAAGCCGCTCGTGCTCGTCGTCGACGACTATGACGACGCGCGAGAGATGTACGCGGAGTACCTGGAGTTCTCCGGGTTCCGCGTGGCGCAGGCGAGGAACGGCCAGGAGGCGCTGGACCAGGCGTTCGCGTTGACGCCGGACATCATCCTGATGGACCTGTCGCTGCCCATCATCGACGGGTGGGAGGCGACCCGGCGCTTGAAGAACGACGCCCGCACCCGCGCCATCCCCGTGGTCGCGCTCACGGGCCATGCGATGACGGGCCAGTCGGACGAGGCGAAGGGGGCGGGGTGCGACTCGTTCGTCACCAAGCCGTGCCTGCCGGACGAGTTGGTGGCGGAGGTGCGCCGCATCCTCGCGCTCCGGGGAGGCGCCGAGGCCCGCTAG
- a CDS encoding PAS domain-containing sensor histidine kinase, protein MASFAPLAPSPPTTADARLALTEQLLACDAARPCAEAVVAWLTHHARAAAAACVAREEPGGRLVCLAAHGLTQTQCMELEARTEDPRHPLVEALGQQEPRFVSGPRAALPRVGAAGGVFTVPLGRAGSPPVGLLLVWASGPALPAEVSWVASHAGPFLARQAAGPLGPGGSGLFRRIIDAVVDPVLLTDLEGRPHLANARAEALLVAGPEASEGRRRAVKLNQRVFAAVLSSTAAGRVPGPSRREVPLVDPVEGMDLLFELVTQRVYEPDGREAMVSVLRNVTDLGRATQALGESYRRLRATEREARSERHRLDRVLDSVADPIILSAPSGGTVMMNDPAEKLFTPPPDAGRAAQRRVRSNHATFSSFLANLLGAEGSLRWRGQLGLVDPATGATRPMEAVASKVMGDGGELTGIVTLFHDRSEALEKARLLERLREVSTLLEARVQVATAELAEQNEKLRRQAIQLEQASAAKSQFLANMSHEFRTPLNAILGYTNMLLQGVSGELSPAQKRNLTRIDSNGRHLLEVINEILDITRIEAGRMPLNLSDFRIPELLQEVMAEMDPIIVRSKLAVSTHLAPRLPQVHGDRQKVKQVVLNLLSNALKFTHEGEVKVTAEYAPATSTMSISVTDTGIGVDPAYQEKIFEDFQQVDSSPTRAYGGTGLGLSICRRLATMLGGRVSLQSTPGQGSIFTLHFPRRTRRT, encoded by the coding sequence CGCCGCCGCCGCGTGCGTGGCACGCGAGGAGCCGGGCGGAAGGCTCGTCTGCCTCGCGGCCCACGGGCTGACGCAGACCCAGTGCATGGAGCTGGAGGCGCGGACCGAGGACCCGCGCCACCCCTTGGTGGAGGCCCTGGGGCAGCAGGAGCCTCGCTTCGTCTCGGGCCCTCGCGCGGCGCTGCCGCGGGTGGGCGCGGCGGGCGGCGTGTTCACCGTGCCGCTGGGGCGTGCGGGCTCGCCGCCGGTGGGGCTGTTGCTGGTCTGGGCGAGCGGCCCCGCCCTGCCCGCCGAGGTCTCCTGGGTGGCCAGCCACGCCGGTCCCTTCCTGGCGCGTCAGGCGGCGGGGCCGCTGGGTCCTGGCGGCAGCGGCCTGTTCCGCCGCATCATCGACGCGGTGGTGGACCCCGTGCTCCTGACGGACCTGGAGGGCCGTCCCCACCTGGCCAACGCGCGCGCGGAGGCGCTCCTGGTGGCCGGCCCCGAGGCGAGCGAGGGGCGGCGCCGCGCGGTGAAGCTCAACCAGCGCGTCTTCGCGGCGGTGCTCTCCAGCACCGCCGCCGGGCGTGTGCCGGGCCCCAGCCGGCGCGAGGTGCCGCTGGTGGACCCGGTGGAGGGCATGGACCTGCTCTTCGAGCTCGTCACCCAGCGGGTGTACGAGCCGGACGGGCGCGAGGCCATGGTGAGCGTGCTGCGCAACGTGACGGACCTGGGCCGCGCGACGCAGGCGCTCGGGGAGAGCTACCGGCGGCTGCGCGCCACGGAGCGCGAGGCCCGCAGCGAGCGCCACCGGCTGGACCGGGTGCTCGACTCGGTGGCCGACCCCATCATCCTGTCCGCGCCTTCCGGCGGCACGGTGATGATGAACGACCCGGCGGAGAAGCTCTTCACGCCGCCCCCGGACGCGGGCCGCGCGGCGCAGCGGCGGGTGCGCTCCAACCACGCGACGTTCTCCTCGTTCCTCGCCAACCTGCTCGGCGCGGAGGGCAGCCTGCGCTGGCGAGGACAACTGGGCCTGGTGGACCCGGCCACCGGCGCGACGCGTCCCATGGAGGCCGTGGCCAGCAAGGTGATGGGGGATGGCGGCGAGCTGACGGGCATCGTCACCCTCTTCCACGACCGGAGCGAGGCGCTGGAGAAGGCGCGCCTGTTGGAGCGGCTGCGGGAGGTCTCCACGCTGCTGGAGGCGCGGGTGCAGGTGGCCACCGCGGAGCTGGCCGAACAGAACGAGAAGCTGCGCCGGCAGGCCATCCAGCTGGAGCAGGCCAGCGCGGCCAAGTCGCAGTTCCTGGCCAACATGTCCCACGAGTTCCGCACGCCGCTCAACGCCATCCTCGGCTACACCAACATGCTCCTGCAGGGCGTGTCCGGAGAGCTGAGCCCGGCGCAGAAGCGCAACCTCACCCGCATCGACTCCAACGGGCGACACCTCCTGGAGGTCATCAACGAAATCCTGGACATCACCCGCATCGAGGCGGGGCGGATGCCCCTGAACCTGTCGGACTTCCGGATTCCGGAGCTGCTCCAGGAGGTGATGGCGGAGATGGACCCCATCATCGTGCGCAGCAAGCTGGCGGTGAGCACCCACCTGGCGCCCAGGCTGCCGCAGGTGCATGGCGACCGGCAGAAGGTCAAGCAGGTCGTCCTCAACCTCCTGTCCAATGCGCTGAAGTTCACGCATGAGGGCGAGGTGAAGGTGACGGCGGAGTACGCCCCGGCCACGTCGACGATGTCCATCTCCGTGACGGACACGGGGATTGGCGTCGACCCGGCGTATCAGGAGAAGATCTTCGAGGACTTCCAACAGGTGGACAGTTCTCCGACTCGCGCCTATGGAGGCACCGGCCTGGGGCTGTCCATCTGCCGTCGACTGGCCACTATGCTGGGGGGCCGCGTCTCCCTCCAGAGCACCCCGGGACAGGGGTCGATCTTCACCTTGCATTTCCCACGACGCACGAGGCGGACATGA
- a CDS encoding GvpL/GvpF family gas vesicle protein: MPRSSRTKTPVSRSGKRTVPTRASPKRAPVAEPRQAPSRAPEEPVERPRYLYGVVRSQGGLDFGSIGLGMPPADVRAVHEGGLAALVSDAPGLRVGPTRANLLAHQRATEVVLREHTVLPVAFGTVLPSEAQVRALLRAARDALLGALEALEGKVELGLKVLHHREHLARRMEGEDAALKRREGESEHEHERRVGSAVETRASLDMAALMEGLRSLSVASRTASPVGERMLLNAAFLVMRERVQDFEAKVRMLAARSDLYAFRFTGPWAPYSFVDVRLGLDAGTAA, encoded by the coding sequence ATGCCCAGGTCCTCCCGCACCAAGACGCCCGTGAGCAGGTCGGGCAAGCGGACCGTTCCCACGCGCGCCAGTCCCAAGCGCGCGCCGGTGGCGGAGCCGCGCCAGGCGCCCTCGCGAGCGCCGGAGGAGCCGGTGGAGCGGCCTCGCTACTTGTATGGCGTGGTGCGTTCTCAGGGTGGGCTGGACTTCGGGAGCATCGGGTTGGGGATGCCGCCGGCGGACGTGCGCGCGGTGCACGAGGGCGGGCTCGCGGCGCTGGTCTCCGACGCGCCAGGGCTGAGGGTGGGGCCGACGCGGGCGAACCTGCTGGCGCACCAGCGGGCCACGGAGGTGGTGCTGCGTGAGCACACGGTGTTGCCGGTGGCGTTCGGCACGGTGTTGCCCTCGGAGGCGCAGGTGCGCGCGCTGTTGCGTGCGGCCAGGGACGCGCTCCTGGGAGCGCTGGAGGCGCTGGAGGGCAAGGTGGAGCTGGGGTTGAAGGTGCTCCACCACCGCGAGCACCTCGCCCGGCGGATGGAGGGCGAGGACGCGGCGCTCAAGCGTCGCGAGGGCGAATCCGAGCACGAGCACGAGCGGCGGGTGGGGAGCGCGGTGGAGACGCGCGCCTCGCTGGACATGGCCGCGCTGATGGAGGGGCTGCGCTCGCTGTCGGTGGCCTCGCGGACCGCGTCGCCCGTGGGGGAGCGGATGCTGCTCAACGCGGCGTTCCTGGTGATGCGGGAGCGGGTGCAGGACTTCGAGGCGAAGGTCCGGATGCTGGCGGCCCGCTCGGACCTCTACGCGTTCCGCTTCACGGGGCCGTGGGCCCCGTACAGCTTCGTGGATGTCCGGCTGGGGCTGGACGCGGGCACGGCGGCCTGA